From Nicotiana tabacum cultivar K326 chromosome 22, ASM71507v2, whole genome shotgun sequence, one genomic window encodes:
- the LOC107830610 gene encoding tetraspanin-20 — protein MRTPCCQGFIAFLLKFLNFLQTFIGVSIIIYSAYMLNHWQHHNNFLPPNPDSEFSNFGLIVLNKHSLTAPWFIYAFMGIGVILCCITCIGHVGAEAVNGCFLCFYSLLMTAFVLVEISLVVFIALDRQWEKDLPRDPTGELHSLRTFIVQNMDVCKWIGIAVIIIQASSLLLAIVLRALLCDHSINHDMERDYDVIGRTREPLLDPRLSQTSGLAKADAKVGHSDIWSSRMKEKYHLDGEARHHIPNQNPS, from the exons ATGCGAACACCATGTTGTCAGGGTTTCATAGCATTTTTGCTGAAATTCCTCAATTTCTTACAAACCTTCATTGGTGTCtccattattatttactctgctTATATGCTTAACCATTGGCAACACCACAATAATTTTCTTCCTCCTAATCCTGACTCCGAATTCTCCAATTTCGGCTTAATTGTGTTGAATAAACATTCGCTTACAGCTCCATG GTTTATATATGCATTCATGGGAATTGGTGTAATTTTATGTTGTATCACTTGTATCGGGCATGTTGGTGCTGAAGCTGTTAATGGATGTTTCCTTTGCTTT TACTCTCTTCTTATGACGGCTTTTGTGCTCGTGGAAATAAGTCTGGTTGTATTTATTGCACTTGATCGTCAATGGGAGAAG GATCTTCCAAGGGACCCAACTGGAGAACTACACAGCCTGCGCACCTTTATTGTACAAAATATGGATGTTTGCAAGTGGATTGGCATTGCTGTCATTATAATTCAG GCATCCTCCTTACTTCTCGCAATTGTTCTCAGAGCTTTGCTTTGTGATCATAGTATAAACCATGATATGGAGAGAGATTATGATGTTATTGGAAGGACAAGGGAGCCACTGCTTGATCCACGTTTAAGCCAAACATCTGGTTTAGCTAAAGCAGATGCGAAGGTTGGCCATTCTGACATCTGGAGTTCACGGATGAAGGAAAAG TATCATTTGGATGGAGAGGCTAGGCATCATATACCAAACCAAAACCCATCATGA